From the Lancefieldella sp. Marseille-Q7238 genome, one window contains:
- a CDS encoding molybdopterin-binding protein, with amino-acid sequence MKQIKTEEAVGHVLCHDMTQIIPGTGASDKTRFKGVRFQKGHVVEEADIPVLLSMGKEHLFVWELKEGQLHENDAAYRMAALCHGENCVVSAEPHEGKLNISAGTDGVFVLDTNRLNAVNSVDEVMIATRRGNSAVKKGAPLAGTRVIPLVVDEAVVKAAEAAADIDHHGALMRVAPFCLKTAAIIATGSEVQKGLIEDKFTPVVKDKLNAVGIEVVRYAKPGDDMDALVVAIREALDAGVDVILCTGGMSVDPDDNTPGAIKRSGARIVTYGAPVLPGAMMCLGYLNAQGKEAPGVPVLGLPGCVMYSSTTVFDLVLPRIAAGIELFKRDFVALGEGGLIVKE; translated from the coding sequence ATGAAACAAATCAAGACCGAAGAAGCGGTGGGACACGTCCTGTGCCATGACATGACCCAAATCATTCCCGGTACCGGAGCCAGTGACAAGACGCGCTTCAAGGGGGTGCGCTTTCAAAAGGGTCATGTAGTGGAGGAAGCTGATATTCCCGTGCTGCTGAGCATGGGTAAAGAACACCTTTTTGTGTGGGAGCTTAAAGAGGGTCAGCTCCACGAAAACGATGCGGCGTATCGCATGGCGGCACTTTGCCACGGCGAGAATTGCGTGGTGTCCGCAGAGCCGCATGAGGGAAAGCTCAACATTTCGGCCGGCACCGATGGCGTTTTTGTACTTGATACGAACCGACTCAATGCTGTGAACTCTGTGGATGAAGTGATGATAGCTACGCGCCGCGGCAACAGCGCGGTGAAAAAGGGCGCGCCGCTCGCAGGTACTCGCGTCATTCCTCTTGTGGTTGACGAGGCGGTTGTGAAAGCCGCTGAAGCCGCCGCTGATATTGATCATCACGGGGCGCTCATGCGCGTAGCACCCTTCTGTCTAAAGACCGCGGCAATTATCGCTACGGGTTCCGAAGTTCAAAAAGGTCTTATCGAGGACAAGTTTACGCCCGTCGTCAAAGATAAGCTGAACGCTGTGGGTATCGAAGTAGTGCGTTACGCTAAACCGGGCGATGATATGGATGCGTTGGTTGTCGCTATTCGCGAAGCACTTGACGCCGGGGTTGATGTGATCCTGTGCACGGGCGGCATGAGCGTGGATCCCGACGATAACACTCCTGGCGCCATTAAGCGCTCCGGCGCGCGTATTGTCACCTATGGTGCTCCGGTACTTCCGGGAGCAATGATGTGTCTAGGCTATCTCAATGCTCAGGGCAAAGAGGCTCCCGGCGTTCCTGTACTAGGGCTTCCTGGCTGTGTTATGTATAGCAGCACGACCGTCTTTGATTTGGTGCTGCCCAGAATCGCCGCAGGTATTGAGCTTTTCAAGCGTGATTTTGTAGCGTTAGGTGAGGGTGGCCTTATCGTAAAGGAGTAG
- a CDS encoding MogA/MoaB family molybdenum cofactor biosynthesis protein, whose amino-acid sequence MAQQKTASEKREALARQEAAGVSRKAYTARVITVSDRSSRGERADASGPALVAFLSEKGLAVEPQVALVPDERERIVSALRAAVADGIALVVTTGGTGFSPRDVTPEATGEVCERMAPGIAEAMRAASMRITSKACLSRGVAGIAERTLIVNLPGSPKAAVENISSVIEPVFHGLDILRGTVTDG is encoded by the coding sequence GTGGCGCAGCAAAAAACAGCCAGTGAAAAGCGGGAAGCGTTGGCGCGACAAGAAGCGGCTGGAGTGTCGCGGAAGGCGTACACCGCGCGCGTCATTACGGTGAGTGATCGTTCTTCACGCGGTGAGCGAGCTGATGCGAGTGGCCCGGCCCTTGTCGCCTTTCTCAGCGAGAAGGGCTTGGCAGTTGAGCCTCAGGTGGCACTGGTGCCCGATGAGCGTGAGCGTATCGTCTCAGCCTTGCGCGCCGCCGTGGCTGACGGTATTGCGCTAGTGGTAACTACGGGAGGCACGGGCTTCTCGCCGCGTGATGTGACGCCCGAGGCAACCGGTGAGGTGTGTGAGCGCATGGCACCCGGCATTGCTGAGGCCATGCGGGCTGCATCGATGCGCATCACGTCCAAGGCCTGTCTTTCGCGTGGAGTCGCCGGAATTGCGGAGCGTACGCTCATCGTAAATCTGCCAGGCAGTCCTAAAGCTGCCGTTGAAAACATCTCATCAGTGATTGAACCTGTTTTTCACGGGCTGGATATTCTTCGCGGAACGGTCACTGACGGGTAG
- the moaA gene encoding GTP 3',8-cyclase MoaA, producing MRDNLGRNIRYLRLSVTDRCNCRCLYCMPAHGVPMLRHKDVLSFEEMRAIVEAAAWLGVKKVRLTGGEPLVRRGIVDLTRMIAAVDGIDEVVMTTNATLLAPMAADLKAAGLSRLNISLDTLNSERYAKLSRIGTLADALAGIEAAREVGFTHTKFNAVLLGGLNEDEIRPLAEMAQNEPVDVRFIELMRMGECACWPDERFISADRVLEVLPELEAVGSSGVTELFCAPGWQGRVGLIRPMTHKFCSDCDRIRVTADGMLKPCLHSASEIALRGLSSEELLDVLSKGIAQKPKSHTIDLKHASKALRAMNEIGG from the coding sequence ATGCGTGATAATTTGGGGAGAAATATTCGCTATCTGAGACTTTCAGTTACGGACCGCTGCAATTGCCGTTGTCTGTATTGCATGCCGGCTCACGGCGTCCCTATGCTTCGTCATAAAGACGTGCTTTCGTTTGAAGAGATGCGTGCAATTGTTGAGGCTGCGGCTTGGCTGGGTGTGAAAAAGGTCCGCCTTACCGGCGGCGAGCCGTTGGTGCGCCGAGGCATAGTAGACCTGACGCGTATGATTGCTGCAGTGGACGGCATCGATGAAGTGGTTATGACTACTAATGCCACGCTTCTGGCTCCTATGGCAGCCGACCTCAAGGCAGCTGGTCTTTCTCGTCTCAACATCTCACTCGATACGCTCAATTCCGAACGGTACGCGAAGCTGAGTCGCATCGGAACGCTTGCTGACGCGCTTGCCGGTATTGAGGCGGCACGGGAAGTGGGATTTACCCATACGAAATTCAATGCCGTCCTGTTGGGAGGCTTGAATGAGGATGAAATTCGCCCTCTTGCCGAAATGGCACAAAATGAGCCGGTTGACGTGCGCTTTATTGAACTTATGCGCATGGGAGAATGCGCCTGCTGGCCTGATGAGCGCTTTATCAGTGCTGATCGCGTGCTGGAGGTGCTGCCTGAGCTTGAAGCTGTGGGTTCCAGCGGTGTTACGGAGCTGTTCTGTGCGCCGGGCTGGCAGGGGAGAGTGGGACTCATTCGTCCTATGACGCATAAGTTTTGCAGCGATTGCGACAGAATCCGCGTGACTGCTGACGGCATGCTGAAGCCTTGCCTGCATTCGGCCTCTGAGATAGCGCTGCGAGGACTTTCAAGCGAGGAACTTCTGGATGTTTTGAGCAAGGGGATTGCCCAAAAGCCTAAGAGTCATACGATTGATTTGAAGCATGCAAGCAAGGCGCTTCGGGCGATGAATGAAATTGGAGGTTAG
- a CDS encoding MOSC domain-containing protein, with translation MSCEEAQSAVEGTVLSCCISRKKGTRKQSVASIDLRVGEGIAGDAHAGNWHRQVSLLGNESVDIMREKGAELNPGDFAENILTSGIDLRTLPVGTVLAIGEVLLAVTQIGKTCHHDCEIRKLIGTCVMPTDGIFTVVLRGGTVKPGDVIRVLSAKEL, from the coding sequence ATGAGTTGTGAAGAGGCGCAATCCGCTGTAGAAGGTACGGTGCTCAGCTGCTGTATCAGTCGTAAGAAAGGTACGCGCAAGCAATCTGTCGCTTCCATCGATCTTCGTGTGGGCGAGGGTATTGCAGGCGACGCACATGCCGGAAATTGGCACCGTCAGGTCAGTTTGTTGGGCAACGAATCAGTTGACATCATGCGCGAGAAGGGCGCGGAGCTGAATCCCGGAGACTTTGCTGAAAATATTCTTACCTCCGGCATTGACCTGCGCACACTTCCGGTTGGTACCGTACTTGCCATAGGCGAGGTTCTTCTCGCGGTAACGCAGATTGGCAAGACCTGTCACCATGACTGTGAAATCAGAAAACTCATCGGCACCTGTGTCATGCCCACTGACGGTATTTTTACGGTCGTACTACGTGGGGGTACCGTCAAGCCCGGTGACGTTATTCGCGTTCTGAGCGCTAAGGAGCTGTAA
- the moaC gene encoding cyclic pyranopterin monophosphate synthase MoaC, translating to MAFTHFNEQGRARMVDVSAKAKTARMARASGKIFMRPDTLELVRSGGIKKGDVLAVAQVAGIMAAKRTWEIIPMCHPLQLTGIDITFAFEGDGITAEVLCRCTGETGVEMEALTAASAACLTIYDMCKAHQRDMVIDQVRLLEKDGGASGHFMREDIREDGRA from the coding sequence GTGGCGTTTACCCATTTTAATGAGCAGGGACGAGCCCGTATGGTGGACGTTTCCGCTAAGGCTAAAACGGCGCGTATGGCGCGTGCGAGCGGAAAGATCTTCATGCGCCCCGATACGCTTGAACTGGTGCGTTCCGGCGGCATTAAAAAAGGCGATGTTCTGGCTGTGGCGCAGGTGGCGGGCATTATGGCGGCTAAGCGCACCTGGGAGATTATTCCGATGTGTCATCCGCTTCAGCTTACCGGTATAGACATTACATTTGCGTTTGAAGGCGACGGTATCACGGCGGAAGTTCTTTGCCGCTGCACGGGGGAGACGGGCGTTGAGATGGAGGCTCTGACAGCGGCCTCTGCGGCCTGCCTGACTATCTACGATATGTGTAAGGCTCATCAGCGTGATATGGTTATCGACCAGGTCCGTTTGCTTGAGAAAGACGGCGGAGCGTCCGGTCATTTTATGCGAGAGGATATACGAGAGGATGGGCGCGCATGA